The following proteins are co-located in the Luteolibacter rhizosphaerae genome:
- a CDS encoding RHS repeat-associated core domain-containing protein: MSYQILSADRTLPIVGQGHNGTGQAYQVSERYDPYGRLNWVKSPRGFITYYAYDMATGALIQKIEDVNTASLDLPPGLPDGWTTPDNGGLNLITDYHNDRFGRVLKEFGPEHQVQLNGDDETKTIRQVEFTVYLDQIREVRRAKGYATGSEGSYVYKTVGAATITRTVIGAAGVVRETLEAVRADNNGPLSGTEDFTVRTRWKKWSFTTSDQWGKVIQGRVYHHIPPTGTGERGADFELVEYGYDEMDRLVRLKDETCTITRTVYDTRGLVVSTWVGTDDTGATATDPHPAVDPPTSNNMVLVTENIYDGGESGGNGYLTKIVRKVNDDVAQDRIEDRSYDYRGRLKEVSSNDGTQDISTVYGYDNLGRVVEVLRYKGPVEDEHYLGRSLTRYDEEGRVFRRETYGADDDTGDLTEHPLISNTWYDASGNVIKEKGPNTRAAVKYVYDGIERNRARYVVLEGEHSGSGSGGSGGSGGGGGDDSSSGGDSGDFGFSSDSEDSESSGSSGSKGSSSGSNNSDGSGGSDGSGGSGSSGGSSGSDGSGSSGGSGGSGGSDGSGGSGGSGGSGGSEGSSGSGSSGGSDGSGGSDGSGGSSGSNWSSGSGNSSGTDPVASLCCCNQNSGGSFTENDAGTGQQTCPDSASSSEVSSNPVRYATGELLYSVADLDWKGFGFRWGQTRSYSNRLSGDGSGLNGYRWLSRQMSYVTTGQGPSNNLVAVVGGANSTLWVNPATASHRSMFGSQQLFIPKPAENQYQVFEPDGSQKLYHDYDAENANLRGKLKAVVNRYGNVMELGYHPDGRLGQAVWAVEGRSGSFNYDYYTSGAGKTGRLWKIEQMIDSLSLRQVVYDYHPTGDLKDAVIEDRIGGAWVEIRRTLYRYWTGAEAEGFAHGLKLVVGPDGCRRMQAAGVSFSASDEELLPYSDFYYEYDSDRRVVLEKVRGGSKTIAYEYLSSAVKPGLHEINIWATRTTETRPDGNKYVVYSNSGGKAILTILKKIVGGVATGDNWYSYREYDTSYRTTRIATSAAVESVSEPADANGTLTVELKDGEGLVETFEYVAETEPVAPGYIKNKAAQPGADDTRSVTQVSYAYGEHRGGGGAGAPGVFPLVSTNWHTGNGGESVTSNSYGFYEGGTVGPTPPSGGWAPAANDISKDKVFLQETWQYDQASNLILTTRNERFHDTSGEGALYGPNAPVGKPKGRRAYIAYWPDAIGRNRVTADYGTYGGADLVRVTDEIAPTPSDTVLVSFSKFGDDGDANGSVDPMGIETRWKSDAMGRRIELIENYAATGSGDDLNRTTLFAYHSSSALKRLTIVNGASDQVTEWNYGVTVPGGSGVASNRLLREKVMPDSGVYAYRYNRLGQAIRYQDPNETVHEYTYDKFGRLTDDRVTATGSGIDTAIRRIGQSYTAKGFLRKATSYVGTSPTVSNQVEFKYNPFGQVTEDRQSHSGSANSASPKVEYGYNVNEAPLGNDISPRWVRYPGGTKLEFKYGAILSDNHLLGRIEALRIEGESADLAVYDYCGLDRFVRTRYVQPGVELTYINAGGGNGGDAGDPYGGWDRFGRTQNMRWLKGSTTLEQVLYGYNRGSNRTWRENPVASSGEDEFYHYDGLYQLTRRERGDLNINLTAIGGTPKRQEAFDYDPIGNWEGYDVWQDGIQKLDQTRTHNTSNILTQINGSNTLLAHDAAGNMTKCPPPEDGSWSQANVLRWDAWNRLVRVSTTGGAVIAQYAYDGLARRTTKTVAGKVTHYYYNRQWRPVEEREGGSIMPSCLYDWGIRYRDDLVRRNKAAPTPGSGSSGSSSESSGGSKSSGSDASASSSSGSDSSSSADSSSSTSGPEVNYALHDYYNVTAITDAGGAVVERYGYSGFGDVRFMTWSFVDRAESAHSWDLLFKAQFRDAETGYYNYGYRYFVPLLGRWINRDPLGNRGGLNLYAFVGNNAVNQGEYLGLLQVEGGATLGAQLFIPIVALGIGVDVSISKSIVCQFPATLRICISVTLAVAAGLGGGAGAAGGIMGGVSMNDTLEGPSTATGALATVSPGVIPVSGSVGGSIDDANPNFYFNHAKGGIGEAAFIGLDKVFAGKSCYSASCFFSGDLGLSEDKKALEQALKQAMDELMKQAEEIKEGFINAQRNGPLNGPQYSPPPSIPVEYEIIE, encoded by the coding sequence ATGAGTTACCAGATTCTCTCGGCGGATCGCACCTTACCCATCGTGGGTCAGGGTCACAACGGAACCGGGCAGGCTTACCAAGTGTCGGAAAGGTATGATCCCTACGGCAGGCTCAACTGGGTGAAGTCGCCCAGGGGTTTCATCACCTATTACGCCTACGACATGGCGACCGGTGCCTTGATTCAGAAGATCGAGGACGTCAACACGGCCTCGCTGGATCTTCCTCCCGGCTTGCCCGACGGTTGGACGACGCCTGATAATGGAGGGCTCAATCTGATAACCGATTATCACAACGACCGGTTCGGAAGGGTTTTGAAGGAGTTTGGTCCGGAGCATCAGGTGCAGCTCAATGGCGACGATGAGACGAAGACAATACGTCAGGTGGAGTTCACCGTGTATTTGGATCAGATCCGCGAGGTCCGGCGGGCAAAAGGCTATGCGACGGGTTCCGAAGGAAGCTACGTCTACAAGACCGTGGGTGCCGCAACCATCACGCGAACGGTGATCGGAGCGGCCGGTGTGGTGCGCGAGACCTTGGAGGCGGTGCGGGCCGATAACAACGGTCCCTTGTCGGGGACAGAGGATTTCACCGTGAGGACGAGATGGAAAAAGTGGTCGTTTACCACAAGCGATCAATGGGGAAAAGTGATTCAGGGACGTGTCTATCACCACATACCGCCGACGGGGACGGGGGAACGGGGCGCGGATTTCGAGTTGGTCGAGTATGGCTACGACGAGATGGACCGGTTGGTCCGTCTGAAGGACGAGACCTGCACGATCACCCGCACGGTGTATGATACCAGGGGTCTGGTTGTTTCGACCTGGGTCGGCACCGACGACACGGGTGCTACCGCCACCGATCCGCATCCGGCGGTGGATCCGCCGACGTCCAACAACATGGTGCTGGTCACCGAGAATATTTACGACGGGGGCGAATCCGGAGGGAACGGGTATTTGACGAAGATCGTGCGCAAGGTGAACGATGACGTGGCTCAGGACCGCATCGAAGACCGCAGCTACGACTATCGTGGCAGGCTCAAGGAGGTTAGCTCCAACGACGGGACGCAGGACATTTCCACCGTCTACGGCTACGACAATCTGGGACGCGTGGTTGAGGTCCTGCGCTACAAAGGGCCGGTTGAAGACGAACATTATCTGGGGCGGTCGCTGACCCGCTACGACGAAGAAGGCCGGGTCTTCCGCCGCGAAACGTATGGGGCGGATGACGATACCGGGGATCTCACGGAACATCCCCTCATCAGCAACACCTGGTACGATGCCTCCGGAAACGTGATCAAGGAGAAGGGACCCAACACCCGCGCGGCGGTGAAGTATGTCTATGACGGCATCGAAAGGAACCGCGCCCGATACGTTGTCCTCGAAGGCGAACATTCGGGAAGCGGGAGCGGCGGAAGCGGGGGCAGCGGCGGTGGCGGCGGAGATGACAGCTCCTCGGGAGGCGACTCCGGGGACTTCGGCTTTTCTTCCGACTCCGAAGACAGCGAGTCCTCCGGTTCCTCGGGCTCGAAAGGCTCGAGTTCGGGATCTAATAACTCAGACGGGTCCGGAGGATCGGACGGTTCGGGAGGCTCCGGCAGTTCAGGTGGTTCCAGCGGTTCCGATGGTTCGGGAAGCTCGGGTGGCTCCGGAGGTTCAGGGGGCTCCGACGGTTCAGGCGGCTCAGGTGGGTCCGGAGGATCGGGAGGCTCCGAAGGGTCGAGCGGCTCGGGTTCCTCGGGCGGATCAGATGGCTCCGGCGGTTCCGATGGATCGGGAGGGTCTTCCGGCTCGAACTGGAGTAGCGGTTCCGGCAATTCGTCGGGAACCGATCCGGTTGCTTCGCTTTGCTGTTGCAACCAGAATTCGGGTGGATCTTTTACCGAGAATGACGCGGGTACCGGTCAGCAAACCTGCCCAGATTCGGCATCTTCCAGCGAAGTTTCCTCAAATCCCGTGCGCTATGCCACGGGGGAGCTCCTCTATTCGGTGGCGGATCTCGATTGGAAAGGCTTCGGCTTCCGCTGGGGGCAAACCCGCAGCTACTCGAACCGGCTCTCCGGTGACGGCAGCGGCCTGAACGGCTACCGCTGGCTGTCGCGCCAGATGTCCTATGTGACCACCGGGCAAGGTCCGTCGAACAATCTGGTGGCAGTGGTGGGAGGCGCGAACTCGACGCTTTGGGTCAATCCCGCAACCGCATCGCATAGGAGCATGTTCGGCAGCCAGCAGCTGTTCATTCCCAAACCGGCCGAAAACCAATATCAAGTCTTCGAGCCCGACGGCAGCCAGAAACTCTATCACGATTATGACGCCGAGAATGCGAATCTGCGCGGTAAGCTCAAAGCGGTGGTGAACCGCTATGGGAACGTCATGGAACTCGGCTATCATCCCGACGGGCGGCTCGGGCAGGCGGTATGGGCAGTAGAGGGGCGAAGCGGTAGCTTCAACTACGACTATTACACCTCGGGTGCGGGGAAGACCGGGCGGCTCTGGAAGATCGAGCAGATGATCGATTCGCTCAGCCTGCGCCAGGTGGTCTACGACTATCATCCGACCGGGGACTTGAAGGACGCGGTAATCGAAGACCGGATCGGCGGTGCATGGGTGGAAATCCGCAGGACGCTTTACCGTTATTGGACCGGAGCGGAAGCGGAAGGCTTTGCCCACGGTCTCAAGCTGGTGGTAGGTCCGGATGGCTGCCGGAGGATGCAGGCTGCCGGGGTGAGCTTCTCGGCCAGCGACGAGGAGTTGTTGCCCTATAGCGACTTCTATTACGAATACGACAGCGACAGACGGGTCGTGCTGGAGAAAGTGCGGGGCGGAAGCAAGACGATCGCCTACGAATACCTTTCCTCGGCCGTGAAACCCGGGCTTCACGAGATCAATATCTGGGCCACGCGCACGACGGAAACCCGCCCCGACGGGAACAAGTACGTGGTCTACAGCAATTCGGGCGGCAAGGCGATCCTCACGATCCTCAAGAAGATCGTGGGCGGAGTGGCGACCGGTGACAACTGGTATAGCTACCGGGAGTACGACACCAGTTACCGGACAACCCGGATCGCCACCTCGGCCGCGGTGGAATCGGTGAGCGAACCGGCCGATGCCAACGGCACCCTGACCGTGGAACTCAAGGATGGCGAGGGCTTGGTCGAGACCTTCGAGTATGTGGCGGAGACCGAGCCGGTGGCCCCGGGCTACATCAAGAACAAGGCCGCCCAACCGGGCGCGGACGATACACGGTCGGTTACCCAGGTATCGTACGCTTACGGCGAGCATCGCGGCGGGGGAGGGGCTGGTGCGCCCGGAGTTTTCCCCTTGGTTTCAACCAACTGGCACACCGGAAACGGCGGGGAGTCGGTGACAAGCAACAGCTACGGGTTCTACGAAGGGGGGACGGTAGGACCGACGCCGCCTTCCGGCGGGTGGGCTCCCGCCGCCAATGACATCAGCAAGGACAAGGTGTTCCTGCAGGAGACTTGGCAGTATGACCAGGCTAGCAACCTTATCCTCACCACCCGCAACGAGCGCTTCCACGATACCTCGGGGGAGGGGGCGCTTTACGGCCCGAATGCTCCCGTCGGCAAGCCGAAGGGACGTCGTGCCTACATCGCCTACTGGCCCGATGCGATCGGGCGGAACCGTGTGACGGCGGACTATGGGACCTACGGGGGAGCCGATCTGGTACGTGTTACGGACGAGATTGCTCCGACCCCGTCCGACACGGTGTTGGTCTCTTTCAGCAAGTTCGGGGATGATGGGGATGCCAACGGCTCGGTGGATCCGATGGGAATTGAAACCCGTTGGAAATCCGACGCGATGGGGCGGCGCATCGAACTGATCGAGAACTATGCCGCCACGGGCAGCGGTGATGACCTCAACCGGACCACGCTTTTTGCCTATCATTCGAGTTCCGCGCTCAAGCGCCTTACCATCGTCAACGGGGCGAGCGACCAGGTAACCGAGTGGAATTACGGCGTGACGGTCCCGGGCGGCTCCGGCGTTGCCAGCAACAGGCTGCTGCGCGAGAAGGTGATGCCGGATTCCGGTGTCTATGCCTACCGCTACAACCGGCTAGGTCAGGCCATCCGCTATCAGGACCCGAACGAGACTGTCCACGAGTATACCTATGACAAGTTCGGGCGGCTGACCGACGACAGGGTGACGGCAACCGGCAGTGGCATCGACACCGCCATCCGCCGGATCGGACAGAGCTACACGGCGAAGGGGTTTCTTCGCAAGGCGACGAGCTACGTGGGAACTTCCCCCACCGTATCGAATCAGGTCGAGTTCAAATACAATCCCTTCGGACAAGTGACGGAGGACCGGCAATCGCATTCCGGGTCGGCGAATTCCGCCAGTCCCAAGGTGGAGTATGGATACAATGTCAACGAAGCTCCCTTGGGGAACGACATCAGCCCCCGTTGGGTGAGGTATCCGGGAGGCACCAAGCTTGAATTCAAATACGGAGCCATCCTCAGCGACAACCACTTGCTCGGAAGGATCGAAGCCCTCCGAATCGAAGGCGAAAGCGCCGATCTGGCGGTCTACGATTACTGCGGGCTGGACCGCTTCGTGCGGACGCGCTATGTGCAACCCGGAGTGGAACTCACCTACATCAACGCCGGCGGCGGCAACGGCGGTGACGCGGGAGACCCCTACGGCGGCTGGGACCGCTTCGGGCGCACTCAGAACATGCGTTGGCTCAAGGGATCGACGACCTTGGAACAGGTGCTCTACGGCTACAATCGGGGCAGTAACCGGACCTGGCGCGAGAACCCGGTGGCGTCTTCGGGAGAAGACGAGTTCTACCACTACGACGGCCTCTACCAGCTTACCAGGAGGGAACGGGGCGATCTCAACATCAACCTCACCGCGATCGGCGGGACGCCGAAGCGCCAGGAAGCTTTCGACTACGACCCGATCGGAAACTGGGAGGGGTATGATGTCTGGCAGGACGGGATCCAGAAACTCGACCAAACGCGGACCCATAATACCTCGAACATCCTGACCCAGATCAACGGCTCGAACACGTTGCTGGCGCACGATGCCGCGGGCAACATGACGAAATGTCCGCCGCCCGAGGACGGGTCGTGGTCCCAGGCCAACGTGCTGCGCTGGGACGCGTGGAACCGCTTGGTGCGCGTGAGTACGACCGGCGGCGCGGTGATCGCGCAATACGCCTATGACGGCCTCGCTCGCCGGACGACCAAAACGGTGGCCGGGAAGGTGACTCACTACTACTACAACCGTCAGTGGCGACCGGTGGAGGAACGGGAGGGAGGCTCGATCATGCCCTCCTGCCTCTACGACTGGGGAATCCGCTATAGGGATGACCTGGTGAGGCGGAACAAGGCTGCTCCCACGCCGGGTAGCGGGAGCAGCGGATCTTCATCGGAATCGTCGGGTGGATCTAAATCGTCGGGCTCCGATGCATCGGCCTCGTCATCGAGCGGGAGCGACAGTTCGTCTTCCGCCGACTCGTCGTCCTCCACGAGCGGTCCGGAAGTGAATTATGCGCTCCACGACTACTACAACGTTACGGCGATCACTGACGCGGGTGGCGCGGTGGTGGAACGGTACGGCTACAGCGGTTTCGGCGACGTGCGCTTCATGACTTGGAGCTTCGTGGATCGGGCCGAGAGCGCCCATTCTTGGGATCTGCTTTTCAAGGCCCAATTCCGCGATGCCGAGACTGGCTACTACAACTACGGCTACCGCTATTTCGTGCCGCTTCTTGGGAGGTGGATAAATAGAGATCCTCTCGGAAATAGAGGGGGTTTAAATCTTTACGCGTTTGTGGGGAATAATGCGGTAAACCAAGGAGAATATTTGGGCCTTCTTCAAGTTGAGGGGGGGGCTACGCTCGGAGCTCAGCTTTTTATTCCGATCGTGGCCCTTGGAATAGGAGTCGATGTCTCTATTTCAAAATCTATAGTTTGCCAATTCCCTGCGACGCTTAGAATATGTATTTCCGTTACTTTGGCTGTTGCTGCAGGACTGGGAGGGGGGGCAGGCGCAGCAGGGGGGATTATGGGCGGTGTATCGATGAACGATACGCTGGAAGGCCCATCAACAGCGACAGGGGCGCTGGCGACTGTGAGTCCGGGCGTTATTCCTGTTTCTGGAAGCGTGGGCGGATCGATCGATGATGCGAATCCCAATTTTTATTTTAATCACGCCAAAGGCGGAATAGGGGAGGCAGCGTTTATTGGGCTGGATAAAGTTTTTGCCGGGAAATCCTGCTATTCTGCGAGTTGCTTTTTTTCGGGAGACCTAGGGCTTTCGGAAGACAAAAAGGCACTGGAGCAAGCGCTCAAGCAAGCGATGGACGAACTTATGAAGCAAGCGGAGGAGATTAAGGAAGGATTTATAAATGCCCAGCGCAACGGTCCTCTTAACGGACCTCAGTATTCTCCGCCCCCTTCTATTCCGGTAGAGTACGAAATTATCGAATGA
- a CDS encoding DUF6431 domain-containing protein, translating into MASPPVCPNCGSSRRLRFHGYYARYVSGKSDGAPLLLLIRRLRCRDCLLTTSLLPGFCLTYRFVRGESVARFLRGEGIDACDLRWQPLLSSCRKKYEWWFPQLAAPVGKTFGLQLGGLSAKAGWHVIEDRFGPIEHATGRILGSCGITLLGRYRCHQCGLPSSRPGHDHTNLLFSSGTDPPT; encoded by the coding sequence ATGGCTTCTCCTCCCGTTTGCCCCAACTGCGGAAGCAGTCGCCGCCTGAGGTTCCACGGATACTACGCACGATATGTGTCCGGGAAGTCGGACGGAGCACCGTTGCTATTGCTCATCCGTCGTCTCCGGTGCCGAGACTGCTTGCTGACCACCAGCCTGCTCCCCGGTTTCTGCCTCACCTACCGGTTTGTGCGCGGTGAGTCGGTTGCGAGGTTTCTTCGCGGGGAGGGCATAGACGCGTGCGACCTCCGATGGCAGCCGCTCTTGTCGAGCTGCCGGAAGAAATACGAATGGTGGTTTCCGCAGCTTGCCGCCCCGGTCGGCAAAACCTTTGGGCTCCAACTTGGAGGTCTATCTGCGAAGGCTGGCTGGCATGTGATTGAGGACAGGTTCGGTCCCATCGAACACGCGACCGGCAGGATTCTAGGATCCTGCGGAATTACGCTTTTGGGCCGCTACCGCTGCCATCAATGCGGACTTCCGTCGAGCCGTCCCGGGCATGACCACACAAATCTTCTATTTTCTTCAGGAACTGATCCACCTACTTGA
- a CDS encoding recombinase family protein, with protein sequence MNRAADPSTTGTRNRRAAVYVRMSTEHQQYSTSNQMDVIREFACLRSMEIVEEYSDEGKSGLNIAGRDALARMIDDVRSGAARFDCILVYDVSRWGRFQDADESAYYEFICRQAGIEVHYCAEQFENDGSPISTIVKGVKRAMAGEYSRELSAKVFQGACRLIRLGYKQGGTAGYGLRRMLVDQSGNQKGELALGEHKSIQTDRVILVPGPDHEVADVRWMFMAFVEEGRTEAEIAAILNARGVKTDFGRAWTLGTVHQVLTNEKYIGNNVYHRTSFKLKRKHVKNEKADWIRAEGAWPPIVFPELFQKAQGIVLERSKRFSNDEMLAKLKELLELHGRLSGILIDERDDLPSSAAFRHRFGSLVSAYSLIGYTPATDYSFIEENRMIRRMHPEIVASVEKQLREIGSWVETEPQTELMLVNGEFLVSVVICRHTTTQRGSSRWAIRFDTGLRPDLTIAVRLQPGNREIRDYYLLPSLDMTWDRLRMAEANGVELDGYQFDDLGFFFRMARRTRIQDLQ encoded by the coding sequence ATGAATAGGGCGGCAGACCCCTCAACGACCGGCACCCGGAACCGGCGAGCTGCCGTTTATGTCCGCATGTCCACTGAACATCAGCAGTACTCCACGAGTAACCAGATGGACGTGATTCGGGAGTTTGCGTGTCTGCGCAGCATGGAGATTGTGGAGGAATACTCCGACGAGGGGAAAAGCGGTCTCAACATCGCGGGACGTGACGCCTTGGCGCGAATGATCGATGACGTCCGGTCAGGAGCAGCCAGGTTTGATTGTATCCTCGTCTACGACGTGAGCCGCTGGGGTAGATTCCAGGACGCCGACGAAAGCGCCTACTACGAGTTCATTTGTCGCCAGGCAGGGATCGAAGTCCACTATTGCGCCGAGCAGTTCGAGAACGATGGCAGTCCCATTTCGACGATCGTAAAGGGCGTGAAGCGGGCCATGGCTGGGGAATACAGCCGCGAGCTATCGGCTAAAGTTTTCCAGGGAGCGTGCCGGTTGATCCGGCTTGGCTACAAGCAGGGCGGAACGGCGGGCTATGGGCTGAGGCGCATGCTCGTCGACCAATCAGGAAACCAGAAGGGCGAGCTGGCGCTTGGAGAGCACAAGTCAATCCAGACTGACAGGGTCATCTTGGTGCCGGGTCCCGATCACGAAGTAGCCGATGTCCGGTGGATGTTCATGGCGTTCGTGGAGGAGGGTCGGACGGAAGCCGAGATCGCCGCTATTCTCAACGCCCGCGGTGTAAAGACCGACTTCGGGCGCGCGTGGACGCTCGGTACCGTCCACCAGGTCCTGACCAACGAGAAATACATCGGTAACAACGTTTACCACCGGACTTCTTTCAAGCTGAAGCGGAAGCATGTGAAGAACGAGAAGGCGGATTGGATCCGGGCGGAAGGTGCCTGGCCGCCGATTGTGTTTCCCGAGCTGTTTCAGAAGGCGCAAGGAATCGTGTTAGAACGGAGCAAGAGATTCTCCAATGACGAGATGCTGGCCAAGCTCAAGGAGCTTCTGGAACTCCACGGCCGACTGTCTGGAATCCTCATTGATGAACGTGACGATCTACCCTCAAGCGCCGCTTTCCGTCATCGCTTCGGGAGTCTGGTGAGCGCCTATTCGCTGATCGGTTACACCCCGGCTACCGACTACAGCTTCATCGAGGAGAATCGGATGATCCGGCGGATGCACCCGGAGATTGTCGCGTCCGTCGAGAAGCAGCTGCGCGAGATCGGATCTTGGGTCGAGACTGAGCCCCAGACCGAGCTGATGCTGGTCAACGGCGAGTTCCTGGTCTCCGTCGTCATCTGCCGGCACACGACTACCCAGCGTGGATCTTCCCGTTGGGCGATCCGCTTTGACACGGGATTGCGCCCGGATCTGACGATTGCGGTCCGCCTGCAACCGGGGAATCGGGAGATCCGCGATTACTATCTCCTGCCGTCGCTGGACATGACCTGGGATCGTTTGCGGATGGCCGAAGCCAACGGAGTGGAACTGGACGGTTACCAGTTCGACGATCTCGGCTTCTTTTTCCGGATGGCCCGAAGAACCCGAATCCAAGACCTGCAATGA
- a CDS encoding ParB/RepB/Spo0J family partition protein, with protein MSQKIELVEIAEIRVANPRVRDKRKFAKVVESIRNVGLKKPIQVSPRVVAPGEPSGFDLVCGQGRMEAFQALGFTEIPAIVVEVSREEGMLMSLIENMARRNASPVELADEISRLKKLGYSNVAIGKKLDISDTAVGQLLKLGKAGEGRLIYEVMKGNVPLSVAIEIARVENPDQQREFLEAYQKENLNQAAIRTIRRVVLQRDVFGRELGTTVKGPRCTSAEGLVNTLKKEGQRQKLLIKKTKVCESRMVFTVEAMRRLFADEDFVTLLRAEKVETVPQELSEMMGET; from the coding sequence ATGAGCCAGAAAATCGAACTCGTGGAGATAGCGGAGATCCGCGTCGCCAACCCGCGTGTACGCGACAAGCGAAAATTCGCCAAGGTGGTGGAGAGCATTCGAAACGTCGGTCTGAAGAAGCCGATACAAGTCTCCCCTCGCGTGGTTGCCCCAGGGGAGCCCTCGGGTTTCGATCTCGTATGCGGACAGGGACGGATGGAAGCTTTCCAGGCCCTCGGATTTACCGAGATTCCCGCGATCGTCGTGGAAGTCTCCCGGGAAGAGGGAATGCTAATGAGTCTGATCGAGAACATGGCACGTCGGAATGCGTCTCCCGTGGAACTTGCCGACGAGATCAGCAGGCTCAAAAAACTCGGTTACTCCAACGTCGCGATCGGAAAGAAGCTCGATATCTCCGACACTGCGGTAGGGCAGTTGCTAAAGCTAGGAAAGGCCGGAGAGGGCCGTCTCATCTACGAAGTGATGAAGGGCAATGTCCCGTTGTCGGTGGCGATTGAGATCGCGAGAGTCGAAAACCCGGACCAACAACGCGAGTTCCTTGAGGCCTATCAAAAGGAGAACCTCAACCAAGCCGCTATACGAACCATTCGCCGGGTGGTCCTTCAGAGGGACGTATTTGGCAGGGAACTCGGGACTACGGTCAAAGGGCCGCGGTGCACCAGCGCGGAAGGACTCGTAAACACTCTCAAGAAGGAGGGCCAGCGACAGAAGCTCCTGATCAAGAAAACCAAGGTTTGCGAATCACGGATGGTTTTCACGGTCGAAGCGATGCGGAGGCTGTTTGCCGACGAGGATTTCGTGACGCTACTCCGCGCCGAGAAGGTCGAGACCGTGCCGCAGGAGCTTTCCGAAATGATGGGCGAAACCTGA
- a CDS encoding plasmid partitioning protein RepB C-terminal domain-containing protein, producing the protein MKPLISFELSRIKVPLDRILPIRVITDPQKKIRRYKEIVSTIRVAGLIEPLMVYPEKGGSGNYVLTDGHLRLLACKELGMKEVDCIVALDDESYIYNAKVNRLAPIQERRMILKVLESGVSIERIAEAFNEDVRQMRARINVTKGLCSEVVEMLKDKQMSPHALKLLRQAVPSRQIEMVELMVAANNYTKIYVEALLIGTPKSKLASPRPKAGRKIKPEDMAKMEMEMESLGKEYKACEDVFAKKMLLLTVFRRYVVRLMENEKINRFIKSRHSGIHAELEAIVASETVC; encoded by the coding sequence ATGAAACCACTGATTTCGTTCGAGCTGTCCAGGATTAAGGTGCCTCTGGACCGGATTCTGCCAATTCGGGTGATCACTGATCCCCAGAAGAAGATCAGGCGCTACAAGGAAATCGTGTCCACGATCCGGGTCGCCGGTCTCATTGAGCCGCTCATGGTGTATCCCGAGAAGGGCGGATCCGGGAATTACGTGCTGACGGACGGCCATCTCCGGTTGCTGGCCTGCAAGGAACTGGGGATGAAGGAGGTTGATTGTATCGTGGCACTGGACGATGAAAGCTACATTTACAACGCCAAGGTCAACCGTTTGGCCCCAATCCAAGAACGACGGATGATCCTCAAGGTGCTGGAAAGCGGCGTTTCGATCGAACGCATCGCGGAGGCATTCAACGAGGACGTGAGGCAGATGAGAGCCCGGATCAACGTGACGAAGGGACTCTGCTCCGAGGTGGTCGAAATGTTGAAGGACAAGCAGATGAGCCCTCATGCGTTGAAATTGCTTCGTCAGGCGGTTCCATCGCGGCAGATCGAAATGGTGGAGCTGATGGTCGCGGCCAACAACTACACGAAGATCTACGTCGAGGCGCTTCTAATCGGAACTCCCAAAAGCAAGCTTGCGTCACCCCGTCCGAAGGCGGGACGGAAAATCAAGCCGGAGGACATGGCGAAAATGGAAATGGAGATGGAGTCCCTCGGCAAGGAGTACAAGGCATGCGAGGATGTATTCGCGAAAAAGATGCTGCTGCTTACTGTCTTTCGTCGTTACGTCGTGAGATTGATGGAGAACGAGAAGATCAACCGCTTCATCAAATCCCGCCACTCTGGGATTCACGCCGAACTTGAGGCGATCGTCGCGAGCGAAACGGTGTGCTGA